The Pseudochaenichthys georgianus chromosome 24, fPseGeo1.2, whole genome shotgun sequence genome includes a region encoding these proteins:
- the clmnb gene encoding interaptin isoform X2 produces MRMQGKANRDPQKKSMGEKAQHIQQPEDEKKAVQKRTFTRWMNGFLQRREPPIEVYDLFTDIQDGRILMALLEELSGCQLLYRFRSSSHRIFRLNNISKALTFLDDRHVKLLGIDASGIADGIPSVVLNLVWNMILYFQVQEVTAGLQRHLSSSLSSLSMSSYPSSSDLSPPPNDISSYFCSTLPSKCKKAAKQLKYHGKAIKTLLRWVQRCTSKFGVEVHDFGRSWRSGLAFLAMIKSINTALVDLRASLSREPRENIKLAFMVAHHNLYIPPLLEPEDVSGTSPDEQSIITYVSMFLRFCPDKDEDDTTDMEVPDIPHFGSLESVSIGETLADDPDAQALLQGMKKSSEQLLWRRWARRSQGSPCATSLHTTETTSPFNQSKSRSRSILQPPSPLDAGVANQDIRSWMEKAPADQEYSKPRVDESHFSLSSEEGIYSLSALDSDEEDAYSYILDLNKEVFQPYNQIQKQVPRVEEETEEEMFLNGEHAESKHLEECEILNGSGCTHQEDSLVQHVASEVRDQSVVHRTFDRDTNERSSTEVADSRAAFDIEPKEDSREEQEDERVVRGQSNAAGDDSEEEREKTGKARFDKRHALIDESKNTRVFEAARWNREVEEDTEKGLFEKCRQMRKKVLESEEEEHGATFEERQQGEERVEEDNVKEEKRGKWGGSAKVGEHGNIITDKAVNETTTNSKEEHYGKDNAQKINNVSSKEENKAQYNDEVMNPMDFEEVKTAELNDRDIKTEKCKLAVIKATAGDHPDKTASEDNTNGGVNVHPASSATSWLFGERGFLFQSPAAFCGITPLELDMLLLLWILLYCCFILPQMNF; encoded by the exons ATGAGAATGCAGGGCAAGGCCAACAGGGATCCACAGAAGAAGTCCATGGGAGAGAAGGCTCAACATATTCAGCAGCCCGAAG ATGAGAAAAAAGCAGTGCAGAAGAGAACCTTCACCAGGTGGATGAATGGGTTTCTGCAGAGA CGTGAACCTCCGATTGAAGTGTACGACCTGTTCACAGACATTCAAGATGGAAGAATACTCATGGCCCTGCTTGAGGAGCTGTCTGGGTGCCAACTA CTTTACAGGTTTAGGTCTTCTTCCCACCGCATTTTCAGACTGAACAACATTTCCAAGGCCCTGACTTTCCTGGATGATAGACAT GTGAAGCTGCTTGGCATCGATGCCTCTGGCATTGCTGATGGGATTCCCTCTGTTGTTCTTAACCTTGTCTGGAACATGATCCTGTATTTCCAG GTACAAGAAGTGACAGCAGGCCTCCAGAGACATTTATCTTCTAGCCTCTCCTCCTTATCAATGAGCAGTTACCCCTCCTCCAGCGACCTCTCGCCCCCGCCAAATGACATTAGCAGCTACTTCTGCAGCACCCTGCCAAGCAAATGCAAAAAGGCTGCCAAACAGCTAAAGTACCACGGGAAAGCAATCAAGACTCTACTGCGATGGGTCCAAAGATGCACATCAAA GTTTGGAGTGGAGGTTCATGACTTTgggaggagctggaggagtGGGCTGGCCTTCCTCGCTATGATTAAGTCCATAAACACAGCCTTGGTTGACCTAAGGGCGAGCCTGTCCAGAGAGCCAAGAGAAAACATTAAGCTGGCCTTCATGGTAGCCCATCACAATTTGTACATACCACCTCTGCTGGAGCCTGAAG ATGTGTCAGGCACTTCACCAGACGAGCAGTCCATCATCACCTATGTGTCGATGTTCCTGAGGTTTTGTCCAGACAAAGACGAG GATGATACAACAGATATGGAAGTTCCTGATATCCCACATTTTGGATCACTTGAGTCTGTCAGTATTGGAGAAACCCTCGCTGATGACCCAGACGCCCAAGCATTGCTCCAGGGCATGAAGAAGAGCAGTGAACAGCTACTGTGGAGACGGTGGGCAAGGAGATCCCAAGGGAGCCCCTGTGCCACCTCACTTCACACAACTGAAACCACGTCACCATTCAACCAATCGAAAAGCAGGAGTCGAAGCATTTTACAGCCTCCCAGTCCACTGGATGCAGGCGTTGCCAACCAGGATATCCGATCATGGATGGAGAAAGCGCCTGCGGATCAGGAGTACAGCAAGCCAAGGGTGGACGAAAGTCACTTTTCTTTGAGCTCAGAGGAAGGAATCTACAGCTTGTCGGCACTGGACTCAGACGAGGAGGATGCCTACAGCTACATACTTGATCTGAATAAAGAGGTTTTCCAACCATATAATCAGATACAAAAACAAGTTCCGAGGGTTGAAGAGGAAACGGAGGAAGAAATGTTTCTGAATGGAGAGCATGCTGAATCAAAACATCTGGAAGAATGTGAGATTTTAAACGGCAGTGGATGTACACATCAAGAAGATTCCCTAGTGCAACATGTTGCATCAGAAGTCAGGGATCAGTCAGTGGTTCATAGGACGTTTGATAGGGATACAAATGAAAGGAGTTCCACAGAGGTGGCAGACAGCAGAGCTGCATTTGATATAGAACCAAAGGAAGACAGCAGGGAGGAACAGGAAGATGAGAGAGTTGTTAGAGGACAGAGTAATGCCGCTGGAGATGACTCTGAGGAAGAGAGGGAGAAGACAGGAAAGGCTAGATTTGATAAAAGGCATGCTCTTATAGATGAATCCAAGAACACAAGGGTTTTCGAAGCAGCTAGGTGGAATAGAGAGGTTGAGGAAGACACTGAAAAAGGGCTTTTTGAAAAATGTCGACAAATGAGAAAAAAGGTGCTTGAAAGTGAAGAGGAAGAACATGGGGCGACATTTGAGGAACGGCAGCAGGGGGAAGAAAGAGTTGAAGAGGATAATGTAAAGGAGGAAAAGAGGGGAAAGTGGGGAGGTAGTGCCAAGGTAGGAGAACATGGAAACATAATAACTGACAAGGCTGTAAATGAAACTACAACAAACTCAAAAGAAGAACATTATGGGAAAGACAATgcccaaaaaataaataatgtatctTCTAAAGAAGAAAACAAGGCACAGTACAATGATGAAGTCATGAATCCAATGGATTTTGAGGAAGTCAAAACTGCAGAGCTTAACGACAGAGACATTAAGACTGAGAAATGTAAACTTGCTGTCATTAAGGCAACAGCAGGAGACCATCCTGACAAAACGGCCTCCGAAGATAACACCAACGGAGGTGTTAACGTCCATCCTGCCTCCAGTGCAACGTCTTGGTTATTCGG AGAACGAGGATTCCTTTTTCAATCTCCAGCAGCCTTTTGTGGCATCACCCCATTAGAGCTGGACATGCTCTTGCTCCTGTGGATCCTGCTGTACTGCTGCTTCATCTTACCTCAAATGAACTTCTGA
- the clmnb gene encoding interaptin isoform X1, which yields MLNSLNACSTSLSVVIADDHTQPASSRTKLNFLLQTGLTYSAPPPVSRPRGFHRSGAFPKKDEKKAVQKRTFTRWMNGFLQRREPPIEVYDLFTDIQDGRILMALLEELSGCQLLYRFRSSSHRIFRLNNISKALTFLDDRHVKLLGIDASGIADGIPSVVLNLVWNMILYFQVQEVTAGLQRHLSSSLSSLSMSSYPSSSDLSPPPNDISSYFCSTLPSKCKKAAKQLKYHGKAIKTLLRWVQRCTSKFGVEVHDFGRSWRSGLAFLAMIKSINTALVDLRASLSREPRENIKLAFMVAHHNLYIPPLLEPEDVSGTSPDEQSIITYVSMFLRFCPDKDEDDTTDMEVPDIPHFGSLESVSIGETLADDPDAQALLQGMKKSSEQLLWRRWARRSQGSPCATSLHTTETTSPFNQSKSRSRSILQPPSPLDAGVANQDIRSWMEKAPADQEYSKPRVDESHFSLSSEEGIYSLSALDSDEEDAYSYILDLNKEVFQPYNQIQKQVPRVEEETEEEMFLNGEHAESKHLEECEILNGSGCTHQEDSLVQHVASEVRDQSVVHRTFDRDTNERSSTEVADSRAAFDIEPKEDSREEQEDERVVRGQSNAAGDDSEEEREKTGKARFDKRHALIDESKNTRVFEAARWNREVEEDTEKGLFEKCRQMRKKVLESEEEEHGATFEERQQGEERVEEDNVKEEKRGKWGGSAKVGEHGNIITDKAVNETTTNSKEEHYGKDNAQKINNVSSKEENKAQYNDEVMNPMDFEEVKTAELNDRDIKTEKCKLAVIKATAGDHPDKTASEDNTNGGVNVHPASSATSWLFGERGFLFQSPAAFCGITPLELDMLLLLWILLYCCFILPQMNF from the exons atgctaaattccttaaatgcctgctctacttccctgtcagttgtcattgcaGATGATCACACGCAACCCgcctcctccaggacaaagctaaacttccttcttcagaccggtctcacctactcagcaccaccaccagtgtctagaccccggggatttcatcggagcggggCTTTCCCAAAAAAAG ATGAGAAAAAAGCAGTGCAGAAGAGAACCTTCACCAGGTGGATGAATGGGTTTCTGCAGAGA CGTGAACCTCCGATTGAAGTGTACGACCTGTTCACAGACATTCAAGATGGAAGAATACTCATGGCCCTGCTTGAGGAGCTGTCTGGGTGCCAACTA CTTTACAGGTTTAGGTCTTCTTCCCACCGCATTTTCAGACTGAACAACATTTCCAAGGCCCTGACTTTCCTGGATGATAGACAT GTGAAGCTGCTTGGCATCGATGCCTCTGGCATTGCTGATGGGATTCCCTCTGTTGTTCTTAACCTTGTCTGGAACATGATCCTGTATTTCCAG GTACAAGAAGTGACAGCAGGCCTCCAGAGACATTTATCTTCTAGCCTCTCCTCCTTATCAATGAGCAGTTACCCCTCCTCCAGCGACCTCTCGCCCCCGCCAAATGACATTAGCAGCTACTTCTGCAGCACCCTGCCAAGCAAATGCAAAAAGGCTGCCAAACAGCTAAAGTACCACGGGAAAGCAATCAAGACTCTACTGCGATGGGTCCAAAGATGCACATCAAA GTTTGGAGTGGAGGTTCATGACTTTgggaggagctggaggagtGGGCTGGCCTTCCTCGCTATGATTAAGTCCATAAACACAGCCTTGGTTGACCTAAGGGCGAGCCTGTCCAGAGAGCCAAGAGAAAACATTAAGCTGGCCTTCATGGTAGCCCATCACAATTTGTACATACCACCTCTGCTGGAGCCTGAAG ATGTGTCAGGCACTTCACCAGACGAGCAGTCCATCATCACCTATGTGTCGATGTTCCTGAGGTTTTGTCCAGACAAAGACGAG GATGATACAACAGATATGGAAGTTCCTGATATCCCACATTTTGGATCACTTGAGTCTGTCAGTATTGGAGAAACCCTCGCTGATGACCCAGACGCCCAAGCATTGCTCCAGGGCATGAAGAAGAGCAGTGAACAGCTACTGTGGAGACGGTGGGCAAGGAGATCCCAAGGGAGCCCCTGTGCCACCTCACTTCACACAACTGAAACCACGTCACCATTCAACCAATCGAAAAGCAGGAGTCGAAGCATTTTACAGCCTCCCAGTCCACTGGATGCAGGCGTTGCCAACCAGGATATCCGATCATGGATGGAGAAAGCGCCTGCGGATCAGGAGTACAGCAAGCCAAGGGTGGACGAAAGTCACTTTTCTTTGAGCTCAGAGGAAGGAATCTACAGCTTGTCGGCACTGGACTCAGACGAGGAGGATGCCTACAGCTACATACTTGATCTGAATAAAGAGGTTTTCCAACCATATAATCAGATACAAAAACAAGTTCCGAGGGTTGAAGAGGAAACGGAGGAAGAAATGTTTCTGAATGGAGAGCATGCTGAATCAAAACATCTGGAAGAATGTGAGATTTTAAACGGCAGTGGATGTACACATCAAGAAGATTCCCTAGTGCAACATGTTGCATCAGAAGTCAGGGATCAGTCAGTGGTTCATAGGACGTTTGATAGGGATACAAATGAAAGGAGTTCCACAGAGGTGGCAGACAGCAGAGCTGCATTTGATATAGAACCAAAGGAAGACAGCAGGGAGGAACAGGAAGATGAGAGAGTTGTTAGAGGACAGAGTAATGCCGCTGGAGATGACTCTGAGGAAGAGAGGGAGAAGACAGGAAAGGCTAGATTTGATAAAAGGCATGCTCTTATAGATGAATCCAAGAACACAAGGGTTTTCGAAGCAGCTAGGTGGAATAGAGAGGTTGAGGAAGACACTGAAAAAGGGCTTTTTGAAAAATGTCGACAAATGAGAAAAAAGGTGCTTGAAAGTGAAGAGGAAGAACATGGGGCGACATTTGAGGAACGGCAGCAGGGGGAAGAAAGAGTTGAAGAGGATAATGTAAAGGAGGAAAAGAGGGGAAAGTGGGGAGGTAGTGCCAAGGTAGGAGAACATGGAAACATAATAACTGACAAGGCTGTAAATGAAACTACAACAAACTCAAAAGAAGAACATTATGGGAAAGACAATgcccaaaaaataaataatgtatctTCTAAAGAAGAAAACAAGGCACAGTACAATGATGAAGTCATGAATCCAATGGATTTTGAGGAAGTCAAAACTGCAGAGCTTAACGACAGAGACATTAAGACTGAGAAATGTAAACTTGCTGTCATTAAGGCAACAGCAGGAGACCATCCTGACAAAACGGCCTCCGAAGATAACACCAACGGAGGTGTTAACGTCCATCCTGCCTCCAGTGCAACGTCTTGGTTATTCGG AGAACGAGGATTCCTTTTTCAATCTCCAGCAGCCTTTTGTGGCATCACCCCATTAGAGCTGGACATGCTCTTGCTCCTGTGGATCCTGCTGTACTGCTGCTTCATCTTACCTCAAATGAACTTCTGA
- the prkrip1 gene encoding PRKR-interacting protein 1 homolog yields MAAHTQKNNKPRKPGGKESQPLIIAKTPAEEQRLKLERLMRNPDKPAPIPDRPKEWNPRAPPEFVRDVMGSSAGAGSGEFHVYRHLRRREYQRQDFLDKISEKVNEDIEYLDKVELNKQAADDRTAKRRKKREKLKRKMRMAKMAKLESKNKGEDDAEKSSESSSEDDGEREREAEDDAEAPSFIMGRK; encoded by the coding sequence ATGGCGGCGCACACTCAGAAGAATAACAAGCCAAGGAAACCTGGAGGAAAGGAGTCGCAGCCTTTGATAATTGCCAAAACTCCGGCGGAGGAGCAGCGCCTGAAGTTGGAGAGGTTGATGCGGAACCCGGATAAGCCTGCTCCCATCCCAGACCGGCCAAAGGAGTGGAACCCGCGGGCTCCTCCGGAGTTTGTCCGGGATGTGATGGGCTCCAGCGCCGGTGCGGGCAGCGGGGAGTTCCACGTTTACCGGCACCTCCGACGCAGGGAGTACCAAAGGCAAGACTTTCTGGACAAGATATCAGAGAAAGTAAATGAGGACATCGAATATCTCGATAAAGTGGAGCTAAACAAACAGGCGGCCGATGATAGAACAGCGAAACGCAGGAAGAAGCGGGAAAAACTTAAGCGCAAAAtgcggatggcaaagatggcaaaACTCGAGTCCAAAAACAAAGGAGAAGACGATGCAGAGAAGAGCTCGGAAAGCAGTTCAGAAGACGATGGGGAGCGGGAAAGGGAGGCTGAAGATGATGCCGAGGCTCCAAGCTTCATCATGGGGAGAAAGTGA
- the glrx5 gene encoding glutaredoxin-related protein 5, mitochondrial, translated as MNSLIRNTARCLRSGAAVYMPRQADGRVWTSSARFLCAAADVQKALGDIVQKDKVVVFMKGTPAQPMCGFSNAVVQILRMHGVDDYASYNVLEDSELREGVKAFSNWPTIPQVYFSGEFVGGCDILLQMHQNGDLVEELKKCGISSSLLEAEKESK; from the exons ATGAACAGTTTAATTCGAAATACTGCGAGGTGTTTGCGGTCTGGAGCAGCCGTCTACATGCCCAGACAGGCCGACGGACGAGTGTGGACGTCCTCGGCCCGGTTCCTGTGCGCGGCGGCGGACGTCCAGAAAGCCCTTGGAGATATTGTGCAGAAGGACAAAGTGGTTGTGTTCATGAAGGGGACTCCGGCCCAGCCTATGTGTGGCTTCAGTAACGCCGTGGTTCAGATCCTCCGGATGCACGGGGTGGACGACTACGCTTCGTACAACGTATTAGAGGACTCCGAGCTCCGAGAAG GAGTCAAGGCCTTCTCAAACTGGCCCACGATCCCCCAGGTGTACTTCAGCGGAGAGTTTGTGGGGGGGTGCGACATCCTGCTGCAGATGCACCAGAACGGAGATCTGGTGGAGGAACTGAAGAAGTGTGGCATCAGCTCCTCACTGCTGGAGGCCGAGAAGGAATCCAAGTAG
- the clmnb gene encoding interaptin isoform X3 encodes MQTRRQALPFDIPLYRFRSSSHRIFRLNNISKALTFLDDRHVKLLGIDASGIADGIPSVVLNLVWNMILYFQVQEVTAGLQRHLSSSLSSLSMSSYPSSSDLSPPPNDISSYFCSTLPSKCKKAAKQLKYHGKAIKTLLRWVQRCTSKFGVEVHDFGRSWRSGLAFLAMIKSINTALVDLRASLSREPRENIKLAFMVAHHNLYIPPLLEPEDVSGTSPDEQSIITYVSMFLRFCPDKDEDDTTDMEVPDIPHFGSLESVSIGETLADDPDAQALLQGMKKSSEQLLWRRWARRSQGSPCATSLHTTETTSPFNQSKSRSRSILQPPSPLDAGVANQDIRSWMEKAPADQEYSKPRVDESHFSLSSEEGIYSLSALDSDEEDAYSYILDLNKEVFQPYNQIQKQVPRVEEETEEEMFLNGEHAESKHLEECEILNGSGCTHQEDSLVQHVASEVRDQSVVHRTFDRDTNERSSTEVADSRAAFDIEPKEDSREEQEDERVVRGQSNAAGDDSEEEREKTGKARFDKRHALIDESKNTRVFEAARWNREVEEDTEKGLFEKCRQMRKKVLESEEEEHGATFEERQQGEERVEEDNVKEEKRGKWGGSAKVGEHGNIITDKAVNETTTNSKEEHYGKDNAQKINNVSSKEENKAQYNDEVMNPMDFEEVKTAELNDRDIKTEKCKLAVIKATAGDHPDKTASEDNTNGGVNVHPASSATSWLFGERGFLFQSPAAFCGITPLELDMLLLLWILLYCCFILPQMNF; translated from the exons A TGCAGACCCGGCGCCAGGCCCTCCCATTTGACATTCCG CTTTACAGGTTTAGGTCTTCTTCCCACCGCATTTTCAGACTGAACAACATTTCCAAGGCCCTGACTTTCCTGGATGATAGACAT GTGAAGCTGCTTGGCATCGATGCCTCTGGCATTGCTGATGGGATTCCCTCTGTTGTTCTTAACCTTGTCTGGAACATGATCCTGTATTTCCAG GTACAAGAAGTGACAGCAGGCCTCCAGAGACATTTATCTTCTAGCCTCTCCTCCTTATCAATGAGCAGTTACCCCTCCTCCAGCGACCTCTCGCCCCCGCCAAATGACATTAGCAGCTACTTCTGCAGCACCCTGCCAAGCAAATGCAAAAAGGCTGCCAAACAGCTAAAGTACCACGGGAAAGCAATCAAGACTCTACTGCGATGGGTCCAAAGATGCACATCAAA GTTTGGAGTGGAGGTTCATGACTTTgggaggagctggaggagtGGGCTGGCCTTCCTCGCTATGATTAAGTCCATAAACACAGCCTTGGTTGACCTAAGGGCGAGCCTGTCCAGAGAGCCAAGAGAAAACATTAAGCTGGCCTTCATGGTAGCCCATCACAATTTGTACATACCACCTCTGCTGGAGCCTGAAG ATGTGTCAGGCACTTCACCAGACGAGCAGTCCATCATCACCTATGTGTCGATGTTCCTGAGGTTTTGTCCAGACAAAGACGAG GATGATACAACAGATATGGAAGTTCCTGATATCCCACATTTTGGATCACTTGAGTCTGTCAGTATTGGAGAAACCCTCGCTGATGACCCAGACGCCCAAGCATTGCTCCAGGGCATGAAGAAGAGCAGTGAACAGCTACTGTGGAGACGGTGGGCAAGGAGATCCCAAGGGAGCCCCTGTGCCACCTCACTTCACACAACTGAAACCACGTCACCATTCAACCAATCGAAAAGCAGGAGTCGAAGCATTTTACAGCCTCCCAGTCCACTGGATGCAGGCGTTGCCAACCAGGATATCCGATCATGGATGGAGAAAGCGCCTGCGGATCAGGAGTACAGCAAGCCAAGGGTGGACGAAAGTCACTTTTCTTTGAGCTCAGAGGAAGGAATCTACAGCTTGTCGGCACTGGACTCAGACGAGGAGGATGCCTACAGCTACATACTTGATCTGAATAAAGAGGTTTTCCAACCATATAATCAGATACAAAAACAAGTTCCGAGGGTTGAAGAGGAAACGGAGGAAGAAATGTTTCTGAATGGAGAGCATGCTGAATCAAAACATCTGGAAGAATGTGAGATTTTAAACGGCAGTGGATGTACACATCAAGAAGATTCCCTAGTGCAACATGTTGCATCAGAAGTCAGGGATCAGTCAGTGGTTCATAGGACGTTTGATAGGGATACAAATGAAAGGAGTTCCACAGAGGTGGCAGACAGCAGAGCTGCATTTGATATAGAACCAAAGGAAGACAGCAGGGAGGAACAGGAAGATGAGAGAGTTGTTAGAGGACAGAGTAATGCCGCTGGAGATGACTCTGAGGAAGAGAGGGAGAAGACAGGAAAGGCTAGATTTGATAAAAGGCATGCTCTTATAGATGAATCCAAGAACACAAGGGTTTTCGAAGCAGCTAGGTGGAATAGAGAGGTTGAGGAAGACACTGAAAAAGGGCTTTTTGAAAAATGTCGACAAATGAGAAAAAAGGTGCTTGAAAGTGAAGAGGAAGAACATGGGGCGACATTTGAGGAACGGCAGCAGGGGGAAGAAAGAGTTGAAGAGGATAATGTAAAGGAGGAAAAGAGGGGAAAGTGGGGAGGTAGTGCCAAGGTAGGAGAACATGGAAACATAATAACTGACAAGGCTGTAAATGAAACTACAACAAACTCAAAAGAAGAACATTATGGGAAAGACAATgcccaaaaaataaataatgtatctTCTAAAGAAGAAAACAAGGCACAGTACAATGATGAAGTCATGAATCCAATGGATTTTGAGGAAGTCAAAACTGCAGAGCTTAACGACAGAGACATTAAGACTGAGAAATGTAAACTTGCTGTCATTAAGGCAACAGCAGGAGACCATCCTGACAAAACGGCCTCCGAAGATAACACCAACGGAGGTGTTAACGTCCATCCTGCCTCCAGTGCAACGTCTTGGTTATTCGG AGAACGAGGATTCCTTTTTCAATCTCCAGCAGCCTTTTGTGGCATCACCCCATTAGAGCTGGACATGCTCTTGCTCCTGTGGATCCTGCTGTACTGCTGCTTCATCTTACCTCAAATGAACTTCTGA